The window CACCCGGACCGGACAAAACCGTTCATCCGGCGATTCTGGCTGCCGCCCAGATTGCAGGCGTCACGGAGGCCTACCGGGTAGGCGGGGCGCAGTCCATTGCTGCTTTGGCCTACGGAACGGCCACCATTCGTCCTGTAGACAAAATTGTGGGCCCCGGGAATGTGTTTGTTCAGATTGCCAAAAAAGCGGTGTTCGGACAGGTAGGCATCGACAGTCTCGCCGGCCCCAGCGAGGTGGTGGTTCTGGCAGACGAAACGGCCAATCCCGACTTTGTGGCCTGGGAAATTCTGGCGCAGGCCGAGCACGATGAACGGGCACGCAGCATTCTGGTAACCAATTCCGACAGTTTGGTAGAAGCCGTTCAAACTCTTGTTCAGAAACAGGTAAAAAAACTGGCCCGAAAAGCGATTTTGGAGGTTTCGCTGACAGAAGCCAGCCAGATTATTTTGTTTGAAGGCGCCATCGAGGAGGGTATACGGCTGGTCAATCAGATTGCGCCGGAACACGTTTCCGTTCAAACCCAAAACGCGATCGAAGTGGCTCAAAAAATCACCCACGCCGGGGCGGTTTTCGTGGGAGCCTATTCCCCTGTGGCTCTTGGGGATTACTGGGCAGGGCCGTCGCACGTGCTCCCGACATCCGGAACAGCGCGGTTTTCCTCTCCGCTGGGTGTACTGGAATTTTTAAAACGCAGCTCGTGGATTGCGTATTCGCAGGAAAAATTACAAAA is drawn from Calditrichota bacterium and contains these coding sequences:
- the hisD gene encoding histidinol dehydrogenase; this encodes MIPVIHANTFSLSRFQLPGDDSQVSKSVKEILNSVRREGDTALAHWTRQFDSSDFDISDIPLDFQNPEAKKLVKPALFEILTESARNIEIFSQQQLPRSWQKKGALGEIVGERYLPMERVGIYIPGGKAPYPSTVLMTAIPARVAGVKEIVLVTPPGPDKTVHPAILAAAQIAGVTEAYRVGGAQSIAALAYGTATIRPVDKIVGPGNVFVQIAKKAVFGQVGIDSLAGPSEVVVLADETANPDFVAWEILAQAEHDERARSILVTNSDSLVEAVQTLVQKQVKKLARKAILEVSLTEASQIILFEGAIEEGIRLVNQIAPEHVSVQTQNAIEVAQKITHAGAVFVGAYSPVALGDYWAGPSHVLPTSGTARFSSPLGVLEFLKRSSWIAYSQEKLQKEADKIARFAETEGLTAHAKSVEIRKKNINPGKK